From the genome of Nitrosomonas sp., one region includes:
- the prsK gene encoding PEP-CTERM system histidine kinase PrsK gives MWTDIAIISYSIAAFAFFFLSLLLLTSWRGRLYGMMLTVACLLSATWATATAINIASGYSFTSLTNILEILRNGGWSAFLIALIGPFQPKTDLSSPRIRDSIIFIALVYLFFICYSLYSFQDDSLAPDIPIKTLTGIVGWVLMAIIGIILVEQFYRNTPPENRWGIKFICLGIGAIFIYDFYLFSDALLFRNINFDIWTTRGIVNALVVPLIAISAARNPKWAVGIAVSRQIIFYTAASFGIAIYLLVMAGAGYYLRFSGEKWGIVLQVSFLFGAIILLIGILFSGTIRSWLKVFISKHFYSYNYDYREEWLRFTRNLSEEKGGLKERVIQSLAQLVESPGGGLWLKHEAGHFVPIQQWNIPLIKDTEKPKSSLCQFLEQKDWVIDLKEYQTNPEKYTSLVVPQWLQSLTDAWFVIPLIQHGKLFGFVVLIKPRSTIKLNWEIRDLLKIAGQQATSYLAQEQASQELMIARQFESFNRMSTFVVHDLKNLIFQLSLLLSNAEKHKNNPEFQDDMIQTVNLSIGKMRRLLEKLSNGHTLDQPDQVSLNQLLLEIIESKLIFEPRPKFEIYHSDLHISADRTRLKRVISHIVQNAIEATPKNGTVEIRLHRNNNEAVIEVQDTGHGMSEKFVQERLFKPFESTKSAGMGIGVFESREYIQEIGGKLEVSTEESVGTTFYIILKLLNENDNI, from the coding sequence ATGTGGACAGATATAGCGATCATCAGTTATTCAATAGCCGCGTTCGCTTTTTTTTTCCTGTCTCTTCTTTTATTGACGAGCTGGCGTGGCAGATTGTACGGCATGATGCTGACAGTTGCCTGCCTATTATCTGCGACATGGGCTACAGCTACGGCCATCAATATTGCGAGCGGCTATTCGTTTACCTCACTAACAAATATTCTTGAAATACTACGAAACGGCGGTTGGTCGGCATTTCTAATTGCTCTGATAGGTCCTTTTCAACCAAAAACAGACCTATCTTCTCCAAGAATTAGAGACTCCATAATATTCATTGCGTTAGTTTATCTATTTTTTATCTGCTACTCACTCTATTCATTCCAGGACGACTCCCTTGCCCCTGACATACCAATAAAAACGCTGACCGGCATAGTCGGATGGGTTTTGATGGCGATTATCGGCATCATTCTCGTTGAACAATTTTACAGAAACACACCTCCTGAAAACCGTTGGGGCATCAAATTCATCTGTCTGGGCATCGGTGCCATTTTCATTTATGACTTCTACCTGTTCAGTGACGCGCTTTTATTCAGGAACATCAATTTTGATATTTGGACTACACGAGGTATTGTCAATGCTCTGGTTGTGCCATTAATCGCTATATCAGCCGCACGCAATCCAAAGTGGGCAGTTGGGATTGCTGTTTCGCGCCAGATCATCTTTTACACCGCCGCATCTTTCGGCATAGCGATCTATCTCCTTGTAATGGCCGGCGCGGGCTATTATCTTCGGTTTTCCGGTGAGAAATGGGGCATCGTTTTACAAGTAAGCTTTTTATTCGGCGCGATCATCCTTCTGATTGGAATTTTGTTTTCAGGCACTATCCGTTCATGGCTGAAAGTTTTTATTAGCAAACATTTTTATAGTTACAACTATGATTATCGAGAAGAATGGCTTCGCTTTACACGCAACTTATCAGAAGAAAAAGGCGGATTAAAAGAACGCGTCATACAGTCTCTTGCCCAACTCGTCGAAAGCCCTGGCGGTGGATTATGGTTAAAACATGAAGCAGGACATTTTGTACCCATCCAACAATGGAATATACCCTTAATCAAGGATACTGAAAAACCTAAGAGTTCTCTGTGCCAATTCCTGGAACAAAAAGACTGGGTCATTGATTTAAAAGAATATCAAACGAATCCTGAGAAATATACGTCGTTGGTTGTCCCGCAATGGCTCCAGAGCCTCACAGACGCATGGTTTGTTATTCCATTGATCCAACATGGAAAGCTATTCGGCTTTGTGGTACTAATCAAACCCAGAAGCACAATAAAGTTAAACTGGGAAATCAGAGACCTGCTTAAAATTGCAGGCCAGCAGGCAACAAGCTATCTGGCACAAGAACAAGCTTCTCAGGAGTTAATGATAGCCCGTCAATTCGAATCATTTAATCGCATGTCAACATTTGTGGTTCATGATTTAAAAAACTTAATTTTTCAACTCTCGCTCTTACTTTCGAATGCAGAGAAACATAAAAACAACCCTGAATTCCAGGATGACATGATTCAAACTGTAAATTTATCGATTGGCAAAATGAGACGCCTACTCGAAAAACTGAGCAACGGCCATACACTGGACCAGCCAGACCAAGTTTCTTTGAATCAATTACTGCTAGAAATAATTGAAAGCAAATTAATTTTTGAACCCCGGCCCAAATTTGAAATATACCACTCCGATTTGCACATTTCCGCGGACAGGACACGATTAAAACGTGTCATCAGTCACATCGTGCAAAACGCAATTGAAGCCACACCAAAAAACGGCACAGTCGAGATTCGTTTGCACCGCAATAACAATGAAGCAGTTATCGAGGTTCAGGATACAGGTCATGGCATGAGTGAGAAATTTGTTCAAGAACGTCTGTTCAAACCATTTGAATCAACCAAATCCGCTGGCATGGGCATTGGCGTTTTTGAAAGCAGGGAGTATATACAAGAAATTGGAGGCAAACTGGAAGTATCCACTGAAGAATCAGTAGGCACGACATTTTATATTATTTTAAAATTACTTAACGAAAACGATAACATATAA
- the prsR gene encoding PEP-CTERM-box response regulator transcription factor — translation MSENREKKKLLIIEDDLGLQKQLRWNFDNYEVLVASDRESALTKVRRHEPAVVTMDLGLPPDPDGATEGLATLQQILALRPDTKIIVLTGNQNHANALKAVEMGAYDFHQKPFDPEMLKLVVERAFYLHALQQENRRLNEAQSSSPIDGLITRDPELLKACRNIEKVAPSDATVMLLGESGTGKEVLARALHSLSNRRKKRFMAINCAAIPEALLESELFGYEKGAFTGASKQTVGKIELADGGTFFLDEVGDLPFQLQAKLLRFLQERVIERIGGREEIPVDVRIVCATHQDLNKLMETSQFREDLYYRLSEIVITIPPVRNRIGDAVLLAHYFKNKFCAKEGKATLNFSQEALSAIEKHQWTGNVREIENCIKRAVIMAEDSTITAQDLGLKTDDALTEPLNLKTVREQEECKALVKALARVDGNVAQAAKLLGVSRPTIYDLMNRCGIK, via the coding sequence ATGTCGGAAAATCGGGAAAAAAAGAAATTATTAATTATTGAAGACGATCTCGGTTTACAAAAGCAATTACGCTGGAATTTTGATAATTATGAAGTCTTGGTCGCTTCAGATCGTGAAAGTGCTTTAACCAAAGTCAGACGACATGAGCCTGCGGTTGTAACAATGGATTTGGGATTGCCTCCCGATCCAGATGGCGCTACCGAGGGACTGGCAACGCTGCAACAAATACTTGCGCTGAGACCAGATACAAAAATAATTGTTCTGACAGGAAACCAGAATCATGCCAATGCATTAAAAGCAGTAGAAATGGGCGCATATGACTTCCATCAGAAGCCGTTTGATCCCGAAATGCTAAAACTGGTCGTTGAACGCGCATTCTATTTACATGCACTACAACAGGAAAACCGCCGCTTAAATGAGGCCCAAAGCAGTTCTCCAATCGACGGCCTGATAACGCGTGACCCTGAACTCTTGAAAGCATGCCGAAATATTGAAAAAGTAGCGCCATCAGATGCTACAGTCATGTTACTGGGAGAAAGCGGTACGGGTAAAGAAGTATTGGCACGAGCACTGCATAGTCTGAGCAATCGAAGAAAAAAACGCTTTATGGCCATTAATTGTGCCGCTATTCCTGAGGCACTTTTGGAAAGCGAATTATTTGGATATGAAAAAGGTGCGTTTACGGGCGCTTCAAAACAAACTGTGGGCAAAATTGAACTCGCTGATGGCGGTACTTTTTTCCTTGATGAAGTAGGCGACCTACCATTCCAGCTGCAAGCAAAACTGCTCCGCTTTCTACAAGAAAGAGTGATTGAACGCATTGGCGGACGGGAAGAAATTCCAGTAGATGTGCGCATTGTCTGTGCGACCCACCAGGATCTCAATAAACTAATGGAAACAAGCCAGTTTCGCGAAGATTTATATTATCGCCTCAGTGAAATTGTTATTACAATTCCACCGGTAAGAAATCGTATCGGCGACGCTGTGCTGCTTGCTCACTATTTTAAAAACAAATTTTGTGCAAAGGAAGGAAAAGCCACTTTAAATTTCAGCCAGGAAGCATTGTCTGCAATCGAAAAGCATCAATGGACCGGAAATGTGCGAGAAATCGAAAACTGTATCAAGCGCGCTGTCATTATGGCTGAAGATTCAACAATTACCGCGCAAGACTTGGGATTAAAAACTGACGATGCTTTAACCGAACCGCTCAATTTGAAAACTGTACGCGAACAAGAAGAATGCAAAGCGCTTGTTAAAGCATTAGCGAGAGTTGACGGAAATGTTGCTCAGGCCGCCAAATTATTGGGTGTCAGCCGCCCCACGATTTACGACTTAATGAATCGATGCGGCATCAAATAA
- a CDS encoding acyl-CoA ligase (AMP-forming), exosortase A system-associated, giving the protein MANLVHQLIYQSANNTPSNEAVSYQGKKKSYETLALEIEQLSAGFLSAGLDRNERLAVYMEKRHETVSALFAANAAGGVFVPINPLLKPEQVSYILKDCNVRILVTSIERFKLLTEILPSCHDLHTVIVVDCKEEVPEIPGLSIIKWSDISSARTVLKPHRVIDEDMAAILYTSGSTGKPKGVVLSHRNIVAGAKSVAEYLKNQPNDRILSVLPLSFDYGLSQLTTAFHVGAANILMNYLLPRDIIRTVEKENITGLAAVPPLWIQLAQLNWNKVKTLRYITNSGGAMPRTTLDQLRNALPITQIFLMYGLTEAFRSTYLPPEEIERRPDSIGKAIPNAEILVLREDGTHCVPGEPGELVHRGALVSMGYWGDIEKTSACFKPIGSRQNGLTIPELAVWSGDTVRMDEEGFLFFIGRRDEMIKTSGYRVSPTEIEEVIYATEKVGEAVAIGIPHPVLGQAILVIATPRNGILEAEDLLTTCKRHLPSFMQPSYIDIRNNNLPRSPNGKIDRKSLFQEMQHLFIENQS; this is encoded by the coding sequence GTGGCTAATTTAGTACATCAACTCATTTATCAATCAGCAAATAACACGCCCAGTAATGAGGCAGTATCTTATCAAGGCAAGAAAAAGAGTTATGAAACGCTGGCCTTAGAGATAGAACAATTGTCGGCGGGGTTTCTAAGCGCCGGATTAGATCGTAACGAACGCCTTGCAGTGTATATGGAAAAACGCCATGAAACTGTCAGCGCTTTATTCGCAGCCAATGCTGCGGGCGGAGTATTTGTACCCATTAATCCACTACTAAAACCCGAACAAGTCAGTTATATCCTGAAAGACTGTAATGTGCGCATTTTAGTAACCTCAATTGAGCGATTTAAGTTACTGACTGAAATTCTGCCATCTTGCCATGATCTTCATACCGTAATAGTTGTTGATTGCAAAGAAGAAGTCCCAGAAATTCCAGGGCTTAGCATAATCAAGTGGTCAGATATTTCTTCTGCACGCACAGTACTCAAACCCCACCGTGTAATTGATGAAGACATGGCTGCGATTCTTTATACTTCCGGCAGTACCGGAAAACCCAAAGGCGTCGTGCTCTCACACCGCAATATCGTTGCTGGCGCAAAAAGTGTCGCAGAGTATTTGAAGAATCAGCCAAATGATCGAATCCTATCCGTGCTGCCACTGAGTTTTGACTACGGCCTAAGTCAACTGACAACTGCTTTTCATGTCGGTGCGGCCAATATTCTCATGAATTATTTGTTACCGAGAGATATTATCAGAACTGTCGAAAAAGAAAATATTACTGGACTGGCAGCAGTTCCGCCATTATGGATACAACTGGCTCAATTAAATTGGAATAAAGTCAAGACATTACGCTATATTACTAACTCGGGTGGAGCAATGCCGCGTACCACACTCGATCAGCTTCGTAATGCGCTACCGATTACACAAATTTTTCTGATGTATGGCCTGACAGAAGCGTTCCGTTCAACTTACCTTCCTCCAGAAGAAATTGAACGACGACCGGATTCGATTGGCAAAGCCATTCCCAATGCCGAAATACTGGTTCTTAGAGAAGATGGCACACATTGCGTACCGGGAGAACCAGGAGAACTGGTCCACCGCGGCGCACTTGTTTCCATGGGATACTGGGGCGATATTGAAAAAACATCTGCATGCTTTAAACCTATTGGCTCCCGTCAGAATGGCTTAACCATTCCCGAACTTGCAGTCTGGTCGGGTGACACAGTGCGTATGGATGAAGAAGGTTTTCTTTTCTTTATAGGCCGGCGCGACGAAATGATAAAGACTTCGGGGTACCGGGTAAGCCCAACAGAAATCGAGGAAGTCATCTATGCAACGGAAAAAGTTGGTGAGGCTGTTGCGATTGGCATACCTCATCCTGTACTCGGACAAGCCATCCTGGTTATTGCAACGCCACGAAACGGAATACTTGAGGCGGAGGATTTATTAACCACTTGCAAACGTCATTTGCCTTCCTTTATGCAGCCCAGTTATATTGACATCCGCAACAACAATTTACCTCGAAGCCCAAACGGTAAAATTGACAGAAAATCCCTTTTTCAGGAAATGCAGCATTTATTTATAGAAAACCAATCATGA
- a CDS encoding asparagine synthase-related protein, which translates to MGGICGWTDCNFTAAESSTLLKEMIKPIAQHDNRSLQMIFGEKSALAVIGHSDSVHTYQDHGVMVGLCGQISFKNILSDRHVGSKDAAKFFMEQWQIDGAKILNAISGEFMLCVIDENKNQLILAVDRMGTRSLAYQVNGKHLIFSSSLDAIIRHPHAQSEIDTQSIFNYVYYHMIPSPGTIYKNLRRLLPGEYITFQNSTIESNQYWKPTFNESSQRSFEDLKLELHALLRSSVRDAIGNESVGAFLSGGTDSSTIAGILGEVTGKPALTYSIGFEAEGYDEMEYARIAARHFSTKHHEYYVTPDDVVTAIPQIASIFDQPFGNASAIPAFFCARMAKADGLGRILGGDGGDELFGGNERYAKQYLFSLYTHLPTVLRRKLLEPWAKTVSGKNLIPLFRKAYRFIEQAAIPMPARMETYNLLVRHGFTSVFTEEFLANVDTTFPESLNNETYHQVEAKSLTNQMLAYDWKFTLADNDLPKVVKACELAQMDVAFPLISDEMVSFSCQLRPDFKVQGTKLRYFFKEALKDFLPREIIVKQKHGFGLPFGVWLQEHAQLKALAADSLTDLKSRNLIRADFIDTLLKQHLQEHAGYHGTLIWVLMMLEQWYKPR; encoded by the coding sequence ATGGGAGGTATATGCGGTTGGACAGACTGCAATTTTACGGCTGCTGAAAGCAGTACGCTTCTTAAAGAAATGATCAAACCAATTGCGCAGCATGACAACCGCTCACTTCAAATGATTTTTGGCGAAAAATCTGCACTTGCGGTAATTGGTCACTCTGACAGTGTACATACCTACCAGGACCATGGCGTTATGGTAGGGTTATGTGGACAAATCAGCTTTAAAAATATTCTATCGGACCGGCATGTTGGTTCCAAAGATGCTGCAAAATTCTTTATGGAGCAGTGGCAAATCGATGGCGCAAAAATATTAAACGCTATTTCCGGTGAGTTTATGCTATGCGTCATTGATGAAAACAAGAATCAGCTGATTCTCGCCGTTGATCGTATGGGAACAAGGTCACTGGCCTATCAAGTCAATGGCAAGCATTTAATTTTTTCTTCCTCGCTAGATGCCATTATTCGGCACCCACATGCCCAATCAGAGATCGATACACAAAGTATATTTAATTATGTGTACTATCATATGATCCCAAGCCCGGGAACCATCTATAAAAATCTGCGCCGGCTGCTACCCGGAGAATATATAACCTTTCAGAATAGTACGATTGAATCCAATCAATACTGGAAACCCACTTTCAATGAATCGAGTCAGCGTTCTTTTGAAGATCTGAAACTTGAACTACATGCGCTATTAAGATCCAGCGTTCGTGACGCTATTGGCAATGAATCCGTGGGGGCTTTTTTAAGTGGCGGAACTGACAGTTCAACGATTGCTGGCATACTTGGCGAAGTTACCGGAAAGCCGGCATTGACGTACTCAATAGGGTTTGAAGCTGAAGGCTATGATGAAATGGAGTATGCGCGTATTGCTGCGCGTCACTTTTCCACGAAACATCACGAATACTATGTAACACCCGATGATGTGGTAACAGCAATTCCCCAGATAGCCAGTATTTTTGATCAACCTTTCGGTAATGCGTCCGCCATACCCGCCTTTTTTTGTGCTCGCATGGCAAAGGCTGATGGCCTTGGTAGAATTTTAGGCGGTGACGGCGGTGACGAATTGTTTGGTGGAAATGAACGCTATGCCAAACAATATTTGTTTTCTTTGTATACGCACCTGCCCACTGTCTTGCGAAGGAAACTTCTTGAACCCTGGGCAAAAACTGTGTCGGGAAAGAATCTCATACCCCTGTTTCGAAAAGCATATCGTTTTATAGAACAAGCAGCAATACCGATGCCAGCACGCATGGAAACCTATAACCTGCTTGTGCGCCATGGTTTTACATCCGTTTTTACGGAAGAATTTCTTGCAAATGTGGACACTACTTTTCCTGAATCTTTAAATAATGAAACTTACCATCAGGTTGAAGCAAAAAGCCTTACCAACCAAATGCTAGCATATGACTGGAAATTCACACTTGCGGATAATGACCTGCCAAAAGTTGTAAAAGCGTGTGAACTTGCTCAAATGGATGTCGCATTTCCGTTAATCAGTGACGAAATGGTATCTTTTTCTTGCCAACTCAGGCCTGACTTTAAAGTACAAGGCACCAAGCTACGTTATTTTTTTAAAGAAGCGCTAAAGGACTTTTTACCCAGAGAAATCATTGTCAAACAAAAACATGGTTTTGGACTACCTTTTGGTGTCTGGCTGCAAGAACATGCGCAACTTAAAGCACTAGCAGCTGACAGCCTGACAGATCTTAAATCTCGCAATCTGATCCGCGCTGATTTTATAGATACTTTACTCAAGCAACACTTACAAGAACATGCCGGGTATCATGGTACTTTGATCTGGGTATTAATGATGTTGGAACAATGGTATAAGCCACGTTAA
- a CDS encoding PEP-CTERM/exosortase system-associated acyltransferase: protein MNDIYSTFKKSFNLIEANTPELLLKVYQLRYQVLCIQNNFPDMHAADYPDELEKDEYDERSSHILIQFIPTGKFIGTVRLILPDSSNPDTLFPLEIHTEIDPNLYISNNETRKQTAEISRFLVSSDFDRRKKDRRKSESPTNQQNNTEKKQEAGSAVENDRRKGDDRRKGDRRSSLNLYVVLMAGVVQMTTKHNMQYWISAMEPALNRLVSFSGLNFNPIGPVIDYHGRRQPYSAKVSDILLRTYKFHKGVWDVITDRGKYWQPEK from the coding sequence ATGAATGATATTTATAGTACTTTTAAGAAATCCTTCAATTTGATTGAAGCAAATACGCCTGAATTGCTTCTTAAAGTATATCAGTTGCGCTATCAGGTCTTATGTATACAAAATAATTTCCCTGATATGCATGCGGCGGATTATCCTGATGAATTGGAAAAAGATGAATATGACGAACGCTCAAGTCATATATTGATACAGTTTATTCCAACGGGCAAGTTTATTGGTACGGTTCGCCTGATCCTGCCTGACTCATCAAATCCAGACACTTTATTTCCCCTAGAAATACATACCGAGATAGACCCTAATCTTTATATTTCAAACAACGAAACAAGAAAGCAAACTGCGGAAATTTCCCGTTTCCTGGTTTCGTCAGATTTTGATCGAAGAAAAAAGGACCGCCGTAAATCCGAATCGCCGACTAACCAACAAAATAATACTGAAAAAAAACAAGAAGCAGGTAGTGCCGTTGAAAATGACCGGCGTAAAGGAGATGACCGACGAAAAGGAGACCGTCGCTCCTCGCTTAATTTATACGTTGTTCTTATGGCCGGCGTAGTGCAGATGACAACCAAACATAATATGCAGTACTGGATTTCTGCTATGGAACCAGCATTAAATAGGCTGGTGAGTTTCTCCGGATTAAATTTCAACCCCATTGGTCCCGTGATCGATTACCATGGTCGTCGTCAACCTTATTCAGCAAAAGTGTCTGACATTTTACTTAGAACTTACAAATTTCATAAAGGAGTCTGGGATGTCATTACCGATCGTGGCAAGTATTGGCAACCAGAAAAATAA
- a CDS encoding substrate-binding domain-containing protein: MLKRNTSYFCILLTLFYFVATDVMADSHYQIVTHPDVNESNISKNYLRAIFSMRLRTWPNGVIIKVFVLPDDHKLHHEFSKEKLSLFPYQLRQSWDRLVFSGTGQAPTTVSSNEDMLSRIMNTPGAIGYLETTYVNDEIHVLQIK; encoded by the coding sequence ATGCTTAAACGTAATACAAGCTATTTTTGTATTCTGCTGACATTATTTTATTTTGTCGCAACTGATGTTATGGCTGATAGTCATTATCAGATTGTGACGCACCCGGATGTCAATGAATCAAATATATCTAAAAATTATTTACGTGCAATTTTTAGTATGCGGCTTAGAACTTGGCCAAATGGCGTAATCATTAAAGTTTTTGTGCTTCCGGATGACCATAAGCTACATCATGAATTTTCAAAAGAAAAACTAAGTTTATTTCCCTATCAACTACGCCAATCATGGGATCGCCTAGTATTTTCAGGCACAGGCCAGGCACCGACAACGGTATCTTCAAATGAAGATATGCTGAGTAGAATCATGAATACACCAGGTGCCATCGGATATTTAGAGACCACTTATGTCAATGATGAAATCCATGTACTCCAGATTAAATAA